A genomic region of Cyprinus carpio isolate SPL01 chromosome B11, ASM1834038v1, whole genome shotgun sequence contains the following coding sequences:
- the LOC109064856 gene encoding uncharacterized protein LOC109064856 isoform X1, translated as MFHFLIHPLLESHSVSFLTLAVMELFIFIVFQLLIEVQSYRFPRVKVSPDVIRESSAVKISCETEPHVTANKCDFYINREEKKMKTSPSCELELTGAEVFRWAAVKSPESLNIICYYTMINVQGSFITSSESDPATVTVLVSTSTTTEKTTSTTIKTPLTVMSTSETTTYSKTTDLQFKTNTPNSTAKETMNTLLIVLVSIGVAGSLSGLMGLICLCWFACKKRRKPNKMKSIKTDAPIQETGISCSGSAETHSLITSVPETSQPISAGLEHPESHLDSTADPTKHITSVNVIYQPSDVVINEQQKQGNPEENENVYHLYNTIPENQFTQMQAINPTVW; from the exons ATGTTCCACTTCCTTATTCACCCATTATTAGAGTCTCATTCAGTCTCTTTTCTCACACTCGCTGTTATGGAGCTGTTCATCTTCATAGTTTTTCAGCTCCTGATAGAGGTTCAGTCTTACA GATTTCCTAGAGTAAAAGTATCTCCAGATGTCATAAGAGAGTCCAGCGcagtgaagatcagctgtgagaCAGAACCACATGTTACAGCGAATAAATGTGATTTCTACATAAACAGAGAGGAGAAGAAAATGAAAACCAGTCCATCATGTGAGCTGGAGCTCACTGGTGCTGAAGTGTTCAGATGGGCAGCTGTAAAATCACCTGAATCACTCAACATTATCTGTTACTACACAATGATAAATGTGCAAGGCTCATTCATAACATCATCTGAATCTGATCCTGCCACAGTGACAGTTCTAG TTTCAACATCAACCACCACTGAAAAAACTACTTCAACAACCATAAAAACCC CATTAACtgtaatgtccacttctgaaactacaacatacagtaaaacta cagACCTCCAATTCAAGACAAACACGCCAAACAGTACAGCAAAGGAAACCATGA ATACATTGTTAATAGTGCTGGTCTCCATTGGTGTTGCTGGAAGTTTGTCTGGACTCATGGGACTCATCTGTCTGTGCTGGTTTGCAT gtaaaaaaagaagaaaacc caataaaatgaaatcaataaaaacagatgCGCCCATTCAAGAAACTGGTATA AGTTGTTCTGGATCTGCAGAGACACATTCTCTGATCACTTCTGTACCAGAAACATCTCAGCCCATATCTGCAG GCCTCGAACACCCAGAATCACATCTGGACAGCACAGCAGATCCCACAAAACACATTACATCTGTAAATGTAATTTACCAGCCCTCAG ATGTTGTGATCAATGAACAACAGAAACAGGGAAATCCAGAAGAAAACGAG AATGTTTATCACCTATACAACACGATCCCTGAAAACCAGTTCACTCAAATGCAGGCGATCAATCCTACAGTTTGGTGA
- the LOC109064856 gene encoding uncharacterized protein LOC109064856 isoform X2: protein MFHFLIHPLLESHSVSFLTLAVMELFIFIVFQLLIEVQSYRFPRVKVSPDVIRESSAVKISCETEPHVTANKCDFYINREEKKMKTSPSCELELTGAEVFRWAAVKSPESLNIICYYTMINVQGSFITSSESDPATVTVLVSTSTTTEKTTSTTIKTPLTVMSTSETTTYSKTNLQFKTNTPNSTAKETMNTLLIVLVSIGVAGSLSGLMGLICLCWFACKKRRKPNKMKSIKTDAPIQETGISCSGSAETHSLITSVPETSQPISAGLEHPESHLDSTADPTKHITSVNVIYQPSDVVINEQQKQGNPEENENVYHLYNTIPENQFTQMQAINPTVW from the exons ATGTTCCACTTCCTTATTCACCCATTATTAGAGTCTCATTCAGTCTCTTTTCTCACACTCGCTGTTATGGAGCTGTTCATCTTCATAGTTTTTCAGCTCCTGATAGAGGTTCAGTCTTACA GATTTCCTAGAGTAAAAGTATCTCCAGATGTCATAAGAGAGTCCAGCGcagtgaagatcagctgtgagaCAGAACCACATGTTACAGCGAATAAATGTGATTTCTACATAAACAGAGAGGAGAAGAAAATGAAAACCAGTCCATCATGTGAGCTGGAGCTCACTGGTGCTGAAGTGTTCAGATGGGCAGCTGTAAAATCACCTGAATCACTCAACATTATCTGTTACTACACAATGATAAATGTGCAAGGCTCATTCATAACATCATCTGAATCTGATCCTGCCACAGTGACAGTTCTAG TTTCAACATCAACCACCACTGAAAAAACTACTTCAACAACCATAAAAACCC CATTAACtgtaatgtccacttctgaaactacaacatacagtaaaacta ACCTCCAATTCAAGACAAACACGCCAAACAGTACAGCAAAGGAAACCATGA ATACATTGTTAATAGTGCTGGTCTCCATTGGTGTTGCTGGAAGTTTGTCTGGACTCATGGGACTCATCTGTCTGTGCTGGTTTGCAT gtaaaaaaagaagaaaacc caataaaatgaaatcaataaaaacagatgCGCCCATTCAAGAAACTGGTATA AGTTGTTCTGGATCTGCAGAGACACATTCTCTGATCACTTCTGTACCAGAAACATCTCAGCCCATATCTGCAG GCCTCGAACACCCAGAATCACATCTGGACAGCACAGCAGATCCCACAAAACACATTACATCTGTAAATGTAATTTACCAGCCCTCAG ATGTTGTGATCAATGAACAACAGAAACAGGGAAATCCAGAAGAAAACGAG AATGTTTATCACCTATACAACACGATCCCTGAAAACCAGTTCACTCAAATGCAGGCGATCAATCCTACAGTTTGGTGA
- the LOC109064856 gene encoding uncharacterized protein LOC109064856 isoform X5 has product MELFIFIVFQLLMEVQSHRFPRVKVSPDVIRESSAVKISCETEPHVTANKCDFYINREEKKMKTSPSCELELTGAEVFRWAAVKSPESLNIICYYTMINVQGSFITSSESDPATVTVLVSTSTTTEKTTSTTIKTPLTVMSTSETTTYSKTTDLQFKTNTPNSTAKETMNTLLIVLVSIGVAGSLSGLMGLICLCWFACKKRRKPNKMKSIKTDAPIQETGISCSGSAETHSLITSVPETSQPISAGLEHPESHLDSTADPTKHITSVNVIYQPSDVVINEQQKQGNPEENENVYHLYNTIPENQFTQMQAINPTVW; this is encoded by the exons ATGGAGTTGTTCATCTTCATAGTTTTTCAGCTCCTGATGGAGGTTCAGTCTCACC GATTTCCTAGAGTAAAAGTATCTCCAGATGTCATAAGAGAGTCCAGCGcagtgaagatcagctgtgagaCAGAACCACATGTTACAGCGAATAAATGTGATTTCTACATAAACAGAGAGGAGAAGAAAATGAAAACCAGTCCATCATGTGAGCTGGAGCTCACTGGTGCTGAAGTGTTCAGATGGGCAGCTGTAAAATCACCTGAATCACTCAACATTATCTGTTACTACACAATGATAAATGTGCAAGGCTCATTCATAACATCATCTGAATCTGATCCTGCCACAGTGACAGTTCTAG TTTCAACATCAACCACCACTGAAAAAACTACTTCAACAACCATAAAAACCC CATTAACtgtaatgtccacttctgaaactacaacatacagtaaaacta cagACCTCCAATTCAAGACAAACACGCCAAACAGTACAGCAAAGGAAACCATGA ATACATTGTTAATAGTGCTGGTCTCCATTGGTGTTGCTGGAAGTTTGTCTGGACTCATGGGACTCATCTGTCTGTGCTGGTTTGCAT gtaaaaaaagaagaaaacc caataaaatgaaatcaataaaaacagatgCGCCCATTCAAGAAACTGGTATA AGTTGTTCTGGATCTGCAGAGACACATTCTCTGATCACTTCTGTACCAGAAACATCTCAGCCCATATCTGCAG GCCTCGAACACCCAGAATCACATCTGGACAGCACAGCAGATCCCACAAAACACATTACATCTGTAAATGTAATTTACCAGCCCTCAG ATGTTGTGATCAATGAACAACAGAAACAGGGAAATCCAGAAGAAAACGAG AATGTTTATCACCTATACAACACGATCCCTGAAAACCAGTTCACTCAAATGCAGGCGATCAATCCTACAGTTTGGTGA
- the LOC109064856 gene encoding uncharacterized protein LOC109064856 isoform X4: MFHFLIHPLLESHSVSFLTLAVMELFIFIVFQLLIEVQSYRFPRVKVSPDVIRESSAVKISCETEPHVTANKCDFYINREEKKMKTSPSCELELTGAEVFRWAAVKSPESLNIICYYTMINVQGSFITSSESDPATVTVLVSTSTTTEKTTSTTIKTHLQFKTNTPNSTAKETMNTLLIVLVSIGVAGSLSGLMGLICLCWFACKKRRKPNKMKSIKTDAPIQETGISCSGSAETHSLITSVPETSQPISAGLEHPESHLDSTADPTKHITSVNVIYQPSDVVINEQQKQGNPEENENVYHLYNTIPENQFTQMQAINPTVW, translated from the exons ATGTTCCACTTCCTTATTCACCCATTATTAGAGTCTCATTCAGTCTCTTTTCTCACACTCGCTGTTATGGAGCTGTTCATCTTCATAGTTTTTCAGCTCCTGATAGAGGTTCAGTCTTACA GATTTCCTAGAGTAAAAGTATCTCCAGATGTCATAAGAGAGTCCAGCGcagtgaagatcagctgtgagaCAGAACCACATGTTACAGCGAATAAATGTGATTTCTACATAAACAGAGAGGAGAAGAAAATGAAAACCAGTCCATCATGTGAGCTGGAGCTCACTGGTGCTGAAGTGTTCAGATGGGCAGCTGTAAAATCACCTGAATCACTCAACATTATCTGTTACTACACAATGATAAATGTGCAAGGCTCATTCATAACATCATCTGAATCTGATCCTGCCACAGTGACAGTTCTAG TTTCAACATCAACCACCACTGAAAAAACTACTTCAACAACCATAAAAACCC ACCTCCAATTCAAGACAAACACGCCAAACAGTACAGCAAAGGAAACCATGA ATACATTGTTAATAGTGCTGGTCTCCATTGGTGTTGCTGGAAGTTTGTCTGGACTCATGGGACTCATCTGTCTGTGCTGGTTTGCAT gtaaaaaaagaagaaaacc caataaaatgaaatcaataaaaacagatgCGCCCATTCAAGAAACTGGTATA AGTTGTTCTGGATCTGCAGAGACACATTCTCTGATCACTTCTGTACCAGAAACATCTCAGCCCATATCTGCAG GCCTCGAACACCCAGAATCACATCTGGACAGCACAGCAGATCCCACAAAACACATTACATCTGTAAATGTAATTTACCAGCCCTCAG ATGTTGTGATCAATGAACAACAGAAACAGGGAAATCCAGAAGAAAACGAG AATGTTTATCACCTATACAACACGATCCCTGAAAACCAGTTCACTCAAATGCAGGCGATCAATCCTACAGTTTGGTGA
- the LOC109064856 gene encoding uncharacterized protein LOC109064856 isoform X3 yields MFHFLIHPLLESHSVSFLTLAVMELFIFIVFQLLIEVQSYRFPRVKVSPDVIRESSAVKISCETEPHVTANKCDFYINREEKKMKTSPSCELELTGAEVFRWAAVKSPESLNIICYYTMINVQGSFITSSESDPATVTVLVSTSTTTEKTTSTTIKTPDLQFKTNTPNSTAKETMNTLLIVLVSIGVAGSLSGLMGLICLCWFACKKRRKPNKMKSIKTDAPIQETGISCSGSAETHSLITSVPETSQPISAGLEHPESHLDSTADPTKHITSVNVIYQPSDVVINEQQKQGNPEENENVYHLYNTIPENQFTQMQAINPTVW; encoded by the exons ATGTTCCACTTCCTTATTCACCCATTATTAGAGTCTCATTCAGTCTCTTTTCTCACACTCGCTGTTATGGAGCTGTTCATCTTCATAGTTTTTCAGCTCCTGATAGAGGTTCAGTCTTACA GATTTCCTAGAGTAAAAGTATCTCCAGATGTCATAAGAGAGTCCAGCGcagtgaagatcagctgtgagaCAGAACCACATGTTACAGCGAATAAATGTGATTTCTACATAAACAGAGAGGAGAAGAAAATGAAAACCAGTCCATCATGTGAGCTGGAGCTCACTGGTGCTGAAGTGTTCAGATGGGCAGCTGTAAAATCACCTGAATCACTCAACATTATCTGTTACTACACAATGATAAATGTGCAAGGCTCATTCATAACATCATCTGAATCTGATCCTGCCACAGTGACAGTTCTAG TTTCAACATCAACCACCACTGAAAAAACTACTTCAACAACCATAAAAACCC cagACCTCCAATTCAAGACAAACACGCCAAACAGTACAGCAAAGGAAACCATGA ATACATTGTTAATAGTGCTGGTCTCCATTGGTGTTGCTGGAAGTTTGTCTGGACTCATGGGACTCATCTGTCTGTGCTGGTTTGCAT gtaaaaaaagaagaaaacc caataaaatgaaatcaataaaaacagatgCGCCCATTCAAGAAACTGGTATA AGTTGTTCTGGATCTGCAGAGACACATTCTCTGATCACTTCTGTACCAGAAACATCTCAGCCCATATCTGCAG GCCTCGAACACCCAGAATCACATCTGGACAGCACAGCAGATCCCACAAAACACATTACATCTGTAAATGTAATTTACCAGCCCTCAG ATGTTGTGATCAATGAACAACAGAAACAGGGAAATCCAGAAGAAAACGAG AATGTTTATCACCTATACAACACGATCCCTGAAAACCAGTTCACTCAAATGCAGGCGATCAATCCTACAGTTTGGTGA